Proteins encoded together in one Coffea arabica cultivar ET-39 chromosome 2c, Coffea Arabica ET-39 HiFi, whole genome shotgun sequence window:
- the LOC113725294 gene encoding adenine/guanine permease AZG1-like isoform X2: MDVESGIPPTTAPQPSATTRLNAAVAKSRLGKRFKLNERNTSFTTELRAGTATFLTMAYILAVNASILSDSGGTCSVSDCVPLCSDPTVSPADCTNNPNLRLLTPDDSCKFDPVNPGYAACLEKTRKDLIVATVASSLIGCIIMGLFANLPLALAPGMGTNAYFAYTVVGFHGSGSVSYQSALAAVFIEGLIFLFLSAVGLRARLAKLVPKPVRISSSAGIGLFLAFIGLQNNQGLGLVGYSSSTLVTLAACPRSSRASVAPVITSSNGTVSLLPGGTVSSDILCLHGRMESPTFWLGVVGFVIIAYCLVKNIKGAMIYGIVFVTAVSWFRNTRVTAFPDTATGNSAYKYFKKVVDVHKIESTAGALSFKSIGKGFTDSNGDFEGQYFAFMSDASSIVVGSLLGTSPVTAFIESSTGIREGGRTGLTALTVAGYFLLAFFFTPLLASIPAWAVGPPLILVGVLMMRAVVEVEWDDMRQAIPAFMTLLLMPLTYSIAYGLIGGIGTYVVLHLWDWGESCLRKFGVIKEGRRSSSNGGATNNNGITPPPPVAAPVDGSNKSTTDV, encoded by the exons ATGGACGTGGAGTCCGGAATACCCCCTACCACAGCCCCCCAGCCCTCGGCGACAACTCGGCTGAACGCAGCCGTCGCCAAGAGCCGACTCGGAAAACGCTTCAAACTCAACGAGCGCAACACCTCCTTTACCACCGAGCTCCGAGCAGGCACCGCCACTTTTCTCACCATGGCTTACATCTTGGCCGTAAACGCCTCCATTCTCTCCGACTCCGGCGGCACCTGTTCCGTCTCTGACTGCGTTCCCCTGTGCTCCGACCCCACCGTTTCCCCCGCAGACTGCACCAACAACCCGAACCTCCGTCTCCTCACCCCTGACGACTCCTGCAAATTCGACCCCGTCAACCCCGGCTACGCCGCTTGTCTCGAGAAAACTCGGAAGGACTTGATCGTCGCCACTGTCGCTTCCTCCCTAATCGGCTGTATCATCATGGGCTTATTCGCCAACTTGCCCTTAGCGTTAGCCCCAGGAATGGGAACCAACGCATACTTCGCCTACACAGTCGTCGGCTTCCACGGCTCCGGCAGCGTATCTTACCAAAGCGCGTTAGCCGCAGTTTTCATCGAAGGCCTCATATTCTTATTCCTCTCCGCTGTCGGTTTACGCGCCAGGCTCGCCAAACTTGTCCCGAAGCCCGTGAGGATCTCATCCTCCGCTGGTATAGGCCTTTTTCTGGCTTTCATCGGACTACAAAACAATCAAGGGCTTGGACTCGTAGGATACAGCTCGTCGACGCTGGTGACCCTAGCAGCATGTCCGCGGTCGTCCCGCGCATCGGTTGCGCCGGTGATCACGTCATCGAATGGAACGGTGTCGCTTCTCCCAGGTGGGACAGTGTCCAGCGACATTTTATGCTTGCATGGGCGCATGGAGAGTCCTACATTTTGGCTTGGAGTTGTGGGTTTCGTTATCATTGCTTACTGTTTGGTGAAGAACATTAAAGGCGCGATGATATACGGCATCGTTTTCGTAACCGCCGTTTCTTGGTTTCGCAACACCAGAGTAACGGCATTTCCCGACACGGCTACTGGGAATTCCGCCTACAAATACTTCAAGAAAGTCGTCGACGTTCATAAGATAGAGAGCACGGCTGGGGCGTTAAGTTTCAAAAGTATTGGGAAAG GTTTTACAGACAGTAACGGTGATTTCGAGGGGCAATATTTCGCGTTCATGTCGGACGCCTCGTCTATAGTTGTGGGGTCCTTGTTAGGTACGTCCCCTGTGACGGCGTTCATTGAGTCGTCTACCGGGATAAGGGAGGGGGGACGGACGGGGCTGACGGCGCTAACAGTGGCTGGGTATTTCCTGTTGGCGTTTTTCTTCACGCCGTTGTTGGCTTCGATTCCGGCGTGGGCGGTGGGGCCGCCGCTAATACTGGTGGGAGTGTTGATGATGAGGGCTGTAGTGGAGGTGGAGTGGGATGACATGCGGCAGGCAATACCGGCGTTTATGACATTACTACTGATGCCGTTGACGTATTCGATTGCCTACGGTCTGATTGGTGGGATCGGTACTTACGTGGTATTGCATTTGTGGGACTGGGGTGAGAGTTGTTTGAGGAAATTTGGGGTGATTAAAGAGGGACGACGCAGCAGCAGTAATGGTGGAGCTACGAATAATAATGGAATCACTCCTCCTCCTCCTGTCGCCGCCCCTGTGGATGGAAGTAATAAAAGTACGACTGATGTTTAA
- the LOC113725294 gene encoding adenine/guanine permease AZG1-like isoform X1, translating into MDVESGIPPTTAPQPSATTRLNAAVAKSRLGKRFKLNERNTSFTTELRAGTATFLTMAYILAVNASILSDSGGTCSVSDCVPLCSDPTVSPADCTNNPNLRLLTPDDSCKFDPVNPGYAACLEKTRKDLIVATVASSLIGCIIMGLFANLPLALAPGMGTNAYFAYTVVGFHGSGSVSYQSALAAVFIEGLIFLFLSAVGLRARLAKLVPKPVRISSSAGIGLFLAFIGLQNNQGLGLVGYSSSTLVTLAACPRSSRASVAPVITSSNGTVSLLPGGTVSSDILCLHGRMESPTFWLGVVGFVIIAYCLVKNIKGAMIYGIVFVTAVSWFRNTRVTAFPDTATGNSAYKYFKKVVDVHKIESTAGALSFKSIGKGHFWEALVTFLYVDILDTTGTLYSMARFAGFTDSNGDFEGQYFAFMSDASSIVVGSLLGTSPVTAFIESSTGIREGGRTGLTALTVAGYFLLAFFFTPLLASIPAWAVGPPLILVGVLMMRAVVEVEWDDMRQAIPAFMTLLLMPLTYSIAYGLIGGIGTYVVLHLWDWGESCLRKFGVIKEGRRSSSNGGATNNNGITPPPPVAAPVDGSNKSTTDV; encoded by the coding sequence ATGGACGTGGAGTCCGGAATACCCCCTACCACAGCCCCCCAGCCCTCGGCGACAACTCGGCTGAACGCAGCCGTCGCCAAGAGCCGACTCGGAAAACGCTTCAAACTCAACGAGCGCAACACCTCCTTTACCACCGAGCTCCGAGCAGGCACCGCCACTTTTCTCACCATGGCTTACATCTTGGCCGTAAACGCCTCCATTCTCTCCGACTCCGGCGGCACCTGTTCCGTCTCTGACTGCGTTCCCCTGTGCTCCGACCCCACCGTTTCCCCCGCAGACTGCACCAACAACCCGAACCTCCGTCTCCTCACCCCTGACGACTCCTGCAAATTCGACCCCGTCAACCCCGGCTACGCCGCTTGTCTCGAGAAAACTCGGAAGGACTTGATCGTCGCCACTGTCGCTTCCTCCCTAATCGGCTGTATCATCATGGGCTTATTCGCCAACTTGCCCTTAGCGTTAGCCCCAGGAATGGGAACCAACGCATACTTCGCCTACACAGTCGTCGGCTTCCACGGCTCCGGCAGCGTATCTTACCAAAGCGCGTTAGCCGCAGTTTTCATCGAAGGCCTCATATTCTTATTCCTCTCCGCTGTCGGTTTACGCGCCAGGCTCGCCAAACTTGTCCCGAAGCCCGTGAGGATCTCATCCTCCGCTGGTATAGGCCTTTTTCTGGCTTTCATCGGACTACAAAACAATCAAGGGCTTGGACTCGTAGGATACAGCTCGTCGACGCTGGTGACCCTAGCAGCATGTCCGCGGTCGTCCCGCGCATCGGTTGCGCCGGTGATCACGTCATCGAATGGAACGGTGTCGCTTCTCCCAGGTGGGACAGTGTCCAGCGACATTTTATGCTTGCATGGGCGCATGGAGAGTCCTACATTTTGGCTTGGAGTTGTGGGTTTCGTTATCATTGCTTACTGTTTGGTGAAGAACATTAAAGGCGCGATGATATACGGCATCGTTTTCGTAACCGCCGTTTCTTGGTTTCGCAACACCAGAGTAACGGCATTTCCCGACACGGCTACTGGGAATTCCGCCTACAAATACTTCAAGAAAGTCGTCGACGTTCATAAGATAGAGAGCACGGCTGGGGCGTTAAGTTTCAAAAGTATTGGGAAAGGTCATTTTTGGGAAGCCCTAGTTACTTTTCTGTACGTCGATATATTGGACACGACCGGAACTTTGTATTCAATGGCGCGGTTTGCAGGTTTTACAGACAGTAACGGTGATTTCGAGGGGCAATATTTCGCGTTCATGTCGGACGCCTCGTCTATAGTTGTGGGGTCCTTGTTAGGTACGTCCCCTGTGACGGCGTTCATTGAGTCGTCTACCGGGATAAGGGAGGGGGGACGGACGGGGCTGACGGCGCTAACAGTGGCTGGGTATTTCCTGTTGGCGTTTTTCTTCACGCCGTTGTTGGCTTCGATTCCGGCGTGGGCGGTGGGGCCGCCGCTAATACTGGTGGGAGTGTTGATGATGAGGGCTGTAGTGGAGGTGGAGTGGGATGACATGCGGCAGGCAATACCGGCGTTTATGACATTACTACTGATGCCGTTGACGTATTCGATTGCCTACGGTCTGATTGGTGGGATCGGTACTTACGTGGTATTGCATTTGTGGGACTGGGGTGAGAGTTGTTTGAGGAAATTTGGGGTGATTAAAGAGGGACGACGCAGCAGCAGTAATGGTGGAGCTACGAATAATAATGGAATCACTCCTCCTCCTCCTGTCGCCGCCCCTGTGGATGGAAGTAATAAAAGTACGACTGATGTTTAA